One window of the Trifolium pratense cultivar HEN17-A07 linkage group LG2, ARS_RC_1.1, whole genome shotgun sequence genome contains the following:
- the LOC123908307 gene encoding small heat shock protein, chloroplastic-like yields MAHSLSSNLALNLAIISKTSRRSPHLKPLRVRAVAGDAREKLDNFSRSHKKRLVPSPPIGLWDRFPTAKTVHEMMETMERMMEDPFAMSTIEWPSSPLPSEGAGGYRRRGRTPWEIKVGESEYKMRFDMPGMNKEDVKVWVEEKMLVVKAEKEPKKKQSTLPQNREEDDEEWSKSYGRYSSRIALPENVQFESIKAEVKDGVLYITIPKAISYSKVVDISVQ; encoded by the exons ATGGCACACTCTTTATCCTCAAATCTAGCTCTTAACCTCGCCATAATTTCCaagacttcaagaagatcaccCCATTTGAAACCCCTCAGAGTCAGAGCCGTGGCAGGGGACGCAAGAGAAAAACTCGACAATTTCTCAAGATCACACAAAAAGAGACTTGTTCCTTCCCCCCCTATAG GACTATGGGATAGATTTCCTACAGCAAAGACAGTGCATGAGATGATGGAAACAATGGAAAGAATGATGGAAGATCCATTTGCAATGAGCACAATTGAGTGGCCATCATCACCACTTCCGAGTGAAGGAGCTGGCGGGTATCGAAGAAGAGGAAGAACACCATGGGAGATTAAAGTAGGAGAAAGTGAATACAAGATGAGGTTTGATATGCCTGGTATGAACAAAGAGGACGTGAAAGTTTGGGTGGAAGAGAAGATGTTGGTGGTAAAAGCTGAGAAGGAGCCAAAGAAGAAACAGAGTACTCTGCCacagaatagagaagaagatgatgaagaatgGTCAAAGAGCTATGGAAGATATAGTAGCAGAATTGCTTTGCCTGAGAATGTGCAGTTTGAGAGTATTAAGGCAGAGGTTAAGGATGGTGTTCTTTACATAACTATTCCTAAGGCTATTAGTTATTCCAAAGTAGTTGATATTAGTGTtcaataa
- the LOC123908539 gene encoding uncharacterized protein LOC123908539 yields MAESSTCLVRSFSTPTETSCVTHEGNPLRALSESISFGRYMSESLDWEKWSAFTCNRYVEEAERYSKPGSVAAKRAYFEAHYKRKASQKAAALVEEANVQANRNFDSEILERNGTDSSAQIKSESDNIEIANEERNKDNHVVDCGDDTNQCKFGDVQDDFEMKSEADNIEIINEEMNKDTVDNQVIDSDDRCKCDVGENDLEIKSEAENTEVINEEMNKDTADYQVVDCDDTNQCKCDDKENDLDISEVEGAEKVLHPCNAMNLDVESCTFVDNSNKLDHVEVHENIAIPIEENVPDPGITGQEVLALPVKGREENSSPKSLAETRVNKLPHSCDVRKASAALPPRIRINSSLKRENAIGDAVEKKRLTLRSLRTSINLPSSTGETSKIADAVLRPRNGMNRISTSKNSVGSLVEKKRPTASSLHMSINVPSGTGIASKLAAVMPKPRNGMNIVPKSPSKTTSKTTVRSLHMSINLSSSADETSKATSVIEHNRYTKIHCDLPKVHPATSPKSTKASHGLLNQAPATLPSQGKRTERPLSKSVSGDVTVNANSCLKSSSTAKIIPRPPTITSAFRFRSEERAIKRKELLQIKTQQMNKNLPQSSGSKSKLNDDGPSGSQSPKNQIRKISVALPRSPRQVRQASCSSSTTKSVGNSRKPPISTNNSKRIAEKDNITRQSGTSLSNTTWENASPNIQR; encoded by the exons ATGGCTGAATCTTCAACTTGTCTTGTTCGTTCTTTCTCAACTCCTACAGAAACTAGTTGCGTAACACACGAG ggtaaCCCTCTTCGTGCTCTTAGTGAATCGATATCTTTTGGGAGGTATATGTCAGAAAGCTTGGATTGGGAGAAATGGTCAGCATTCACATGTAATCGCTATGTTGAGGAAGCTGAAAGATATTCCAAACCAGGTTCTGTTGCAGCCAAAAGAGCCTACTTCGAGGCTCATTACAAGAGAAAAGCTTCCCAGAAAGCAGCTGCATTGGTTGAAGAAGCAAATGTTCAAGCTAATCGAAATTTTGATTCGGAAATTTTGGAACGAAACGGTACTGACTCATCCGCTCAGATTAAGTCAGAATCTGACAACATTGAGATTGCCaatgaagagagaaataaagatAACCATGTTGTTGATTGTGGTGATGATACAAACCAATGTAAATTCGGTGATGTACAAGATGATTTTGAGATGAAGTCAGAAGCCGACAACATTGAGATAATCAATGAAGAGATGAATAAAGATACTGTTGATAACCAAGTTATTGATTCTGATGATCGATGTAAATGCGATGTTGGAGAAAATGATTTGGAGATAAAGTCAGAAGCTGAAAACACTGAGGTAATCAATGAAGAGATGAATAAAGATACTGCTGATTACCAAGTTGTTGATTGTGATGATACAAACCAATGTAAATGTGACGACAAAGAAAATGATTTAGACATTTCCGAGGTGGAAGGAGCAGAGAAAGTCCTACATCCTTGCAATGCTATGAATCTTGATGTAGAAAGTTGCACGTTTGTTGATAATTCTAATAAGCTTGATCATGTTGAAGTCCATGAGAATATTGCCATCCCCATTGAAGAGAATGTGCCTGATCCT GGCATTACTGGTCAGGAAGTTTTGGCTTTGCCAGTCAAGGGAAGAGAAGAAAATTCTTCTCCAAAATCATTGGCCGAAACTAGGGTTAACAAACTGCCTCATTCCTGTGATGTAAGGAAGGCTTCTGCCGCCCTACCACCCAGAATCAGAATAAACAGCAGTTTGAAACGCGAGAATGCTATTGGAGATGCAGTTGAGAAGAAGAGACTAACTTTGCGGTCACTCCGCACGTCGATCAATCTTCCTTCTAGCACCGGTGAAACAAGCAAAATAGCTGATGCAGTTTTACGACCCAGAAATGGCATGAACAGAATTTCAACAAGTAAGAACTCAGTTGGAAGCTTAGTTGAGAAGAAGAGACCGACTGCATCATCACTTCACATGTCAATCAATGTTCCATCTGGCACTGGTATTGCAAGTAAATTAGCTGCGGTAATGCCTAAACCCAGAAATGGAATGAACATTGTTCCAAAAAGTCCAAGTAAAACAACTAGTAAAACAACTGTAAGGTCACTCCACATGTCTATCAATCTCTCTTCTAGTGCCGATGAGACAAGTAAAGCAACTTCAGTGATTGAACATAACAGATATACAAAAATTCATTGTGATCTGCCCAAAGTTCATCCAGCGACATCACCAAAATCAACTAAG GCATCTCATGGTTTGTTAAATCAAGCTCCAGCAACTCTTCCTTCTCAGGGCAAGAG GACTGAAAGGCCACTTAGCAAATCTGTGTCTGGAGATGTTACCGTTAATGCGAACAGCTGCCTGAAATCTTCAAGCACCGCCAAAATAATCCCCCGTCCCCCTACCATAACATCAGCTTTTAGATTCAGAAGTGAAGAAAGAGCAATAAAACGCAAAGAG TTGTTGCAGATTAAAACTCAGCAGATGAACAAGAACTTGCCGCAGAGCAGTGGCTCTAAATCCAAACTAAATGATGATGGGCCAAGCGGATCACAATCACCAAAAAATCAGATTAGAAAG ATATCAGTTGCATTGCCCCGGTCACCAAGACAAGTGAGGCAAGCAAGTTGTAGTTCTAGTACAACAAAAAGCGTGGGAAATTCACGGAAGCCTCCAATCAGCACCAATAATTCCAAACGTATTGCAGAAAAAGATAACATAACAAGACAATCAGGAACTTCATTATCAAATACCACATGGGAAAATGCTTCTCCAAATATTCAGCGTTGA
- the LOC123907743 gene encoding probable LRR receptor-like serine/threonine-protein kinase At1g67720, with the protein MALFSLFLLTLLVLISCSASQLQEFISIDCGGTRSNYTDTTTGIPWISDSEIMKHGDKVEVQNPNGNQNQYQKRRDFPTDSRKYCYTLETEERRRYLVRATFQYGSLEDGHTYPQFQLYLDATRWATVSISEVERIYVKEMIFRAPSNSVDVCVCCATTGSPFISTLELRPLNLSMYATDFEDDFFLKVVARINFGAPTEDAVRYPEDPYDRIWESDLVKRQNYLVGKAAGTERINTTRNIEIETREYPPVKVMQTAVVGTKGLLSYRINLEDFPARARAYAYLAEIEDLGQNETRKFKLAQPYIADYSNAVVNIAENANGSYTLYEPSYMNVSLQFVLNFSFKRTLDSTRGPLLNAMEISKYQEIASKTSKQDSNCLSAFASLSDEIIPKNEGDPCVPTSWEWVNCSTITPPRITKINLTRKNLTGEIPRELSNMDALEELWLDGNLLTGQLPDMSNLINLKIVHLENNKLTGSLPSYLGSLPSLQALYIQNNSFTGVIPDGLLATKITFNYDNNPGLHKKNKKHFQLIIGISIGILVILFVLFLASLVLLHYLRKKASRKRNDEKGISGRSTKHITGYSFGVDGNLMDEGTAYYINLSDLKEATNNFSKKIGKGSFGSVYYGKMKDGKEIAVKTMTDPSSHGNHQFATEVALLSRIHHRNLVPLIGYCEEEYQHILVYEYMHNGTLRDHIHECSSQKRLDWLTRLRIAEDSAKGLEYLHTGCNPSIIHRDVKTSNILLDINMRAKVSDFGLSRLAEEDLTHISSVARGTVGYLDPEYYANQQLTEKSDVYSFGVVLLELISGKKPVSPEDYGPEMNIVHWARSLIRKGDIISIMDPLLIGSVKTESIWRVAEIAMQCVEPHGASRPRMQEVILAIQDASKIEKGTESQLKISSSSDSKPQSSRKTLLTSFLEIESPDLSNGCLPSAR; encoded by the exons ATGgctttattttctctctttctgCTTACACTTCTTGTGTTAATATCATGTTCAGCTTCTCAACTTCAAG AGTTTATAAGCATTGATTGTGGAGGAACAAGAAGTAACTACACTGACACAACCACAGGGATACCATGGATTTCAGATTCTGAGATAATGAAACATGGAGACAAAGTAGAAGTACAAAACCCTAATGGAAACCAAAATCAGTATCAGAAACGCAGAGATTTTCCAACAGATAGTAGAAAATATTGTTATACACTTGAAACTGAAGAGAGAAGAAGGTATTTGGTAAGAGCAACTTTTCAGTATGGAAGTTTGGAAGATGGACATACATACCCTCAGTTTCAACTTTATTTGGATGCAACAAGATGGGCTACTGTGTCAATTTCTGAAGTTGAAAGAATatatgttaaggaaatgatctTTAGGGCGCCTTCGAATTCTGttgatgtttgtgtttgttgtGCTACAACTGGTTCTCCTTTTATATCTACTCTTGAGCTTAGGCCTTTGAATCTTTCTATGTATGCAACTGATTTTGAGGATGATTTCTTCTTGAAAGTAGTTGCAAGGATTAACTTTGGTGCTCCAACTGAGGATGCTGTCAG GTATCCGGAGGATCCATATGATAGAATATGGGAGTCTGATCTTgttaaaagacaaaattatcTTGTCGGGAAGGCAGCAGGAACAGAAAGAATTAACACAACAAGGAACATAGAAATAGAGACAAGAGAATATCCGCCAGTTAAGGTGATGCAAACTGCAGTTGTTGGCACAAAAGGGTTACTTAGCTATAGAATTAACCTTGAAGACTTTCCTGCTAGAGCTAGAGCTTATGCTTATTTAGCAGAGATTGAAGATTTGGGTCAGAATGAGACTAGGAAATTCAAATTGGCACAACCTTATATAGCTGACTATAGCAATGCAGTGGTGAACATAGCTGAGAATGCTAATGGAAGCTACACTCTTTATGAACCAAGTTATATGAATGTGAGTTTGCAATTTGTTCTTAACTTTTCCTTTAAGAGGACACTAGATTCGACTAGAGGACCTCTATTAAATGCAATGGAAATAAGCAAATATCAAGAAATTGCTTCGAAGACCTCCAAGCAAGATT CAAATTGTCTAAGTGCGTTTGCCTCTTTGTCGGATGAAATTATCCCGAAGAACGAAGGCGATCCTTGCGTTCCAACTTCCTGGGAGTGGGTGAATTGTAGTACTATTACACCTCCAAGAATTACAAAGAT AAACTTGACAAGAAAGAATTTGACCGGTGAAATTCCGCGAGAGCTCAGTAACATGGATGCATTGGAAGAACT GTGGTTAGACGGAAACTTACTTACAGGACAACTACCAGACATGAGCAATCTTATCAATCTAAAGATTGT GCATCTAGAGAACAACAAATTGACCGGTTCATTACCGTCTTACCTCGGTAGCTTGCCAAGTTTACAAGCATT GTACATACAGAATAACTCATTTACCGGGGTTATACCAGACGGATTATTAGCTACAAAAATCACTTTCAA CTATGATAATAATCCAGGACTAcataaaaagaacaaaaagcATTTTCAGTTGATAATAGGAATTTCTATCGGAATACTGGTGATTCTATTCGTCTTGTTCTTAGCAAGTTTGGTGTTATTGCATTACCTGAGGAAAAAGGCTTCTCGAAAGAGAAATGATGAAAAAG GTATTTCAGGACGCAGTACTAAACACATAACTGGATACTCTTTCGGTGTGGATGGAAATTTAATGGATGAAGGTACTGCATACTATATTAATCTCTCGGATTTGAAAGAAGCTACAaacaatttttcaaagaaaattgGAAAAGGAAGCTTTGGATCTGTCTATTATGGGAAAATGAAAGACGGAAAAGAGATTGCAGTTAAGACTATGACTGATCCATCCAGCCATGGGAACCATCAATTTGCAACCGAG GTAGCTCTCTTATCAAGAATACATCACAGAAACTTGGTTCCTTTGATTGGATATTGCGAAGAAGAATATCAGCATATTCTGGTTTATGAGTATATGCACAACGGCACTCTAAGGGATCACATTCATG AATGTTCGAGTCAGAAGCGATTAGACTGGTTAACTCGTCTTCGAATTGCAGAAGATTCAGCCAAAG GTCTTGAATATTTACACACCGGATGCAATCCTAGTATCATTCACCGAGACGTAAAGACAAGCAACATTCTCCTAGACATTAATATGAGAGCAAAAGTGTCAGACTTTGGACTCTCGAGACTGGCCGAAGAAGATTTAACACATATATCAAGTGTTGCAAGGGGAACTGTGGGCTACTTGGATCCTGA GTACTATGCAAATCAACAATTGACTGAAAAGAGCGATGTATACAGTTTTGGAGTTGTTTTATTGGAACTGATATCTGGAAAGAAGCCTGTATCACCAGAAGATTATGGTCCAGAAATGAATATAGTTCATTGG GCAAGATCTTTAATCCGCAAAGGCGATATAATTAGCATTATGGATCCTTTACTAATTGGAAGTGTGAAAACTGAATCAATATGGAGGGTTGCTGAAATTGCCATGCAATGTGTAGAACCACATGGTGCATCCAGGCCAAGGATGCAAGAAGTGATTTTGGCTATACAAGATGCTTCTAAGATAGAAAAAGGGACAGAAAGTCAACTAAAGATATCATCTTCAAGTGATTCAAAACCACAATCTTCAAGGAAAACTTTGCTTACAAGTTTTCTTGAAATTGAAAGCCCTGATTTATCAAATGGTTGTCTTCCATCAGcaagataa
- the LOC123908540 gene encoding two-component response regulator ARR11 isoform X2, which yields MDNGCFSSPRRDFPNGLRVLVVDDDPTWLKILEKMLKKCNYEVTTCCLARHALSLLRERKDGYDIVISDVNMPDMDGFKLLEHVGLEMDLPVIMMSVDGETSRVMKGVQHGACDYLLKPIRMKELRNIWQHVFRKRIHEVRDFENFESFESMHLMTNGSELSEEGNLFALEDMTTTKKRKDLDNKHDDKEFLDSSSSKKARVVWSVDLHQKFVKAVNQIGFDIGPKKILDLMNVPWLSRENVASHLQKYRLYLSRLQKDNEQKSSPSGMKHSDLPSKDVGNFNFPNSAIKQQNDASIDRCNYSEGTLHHQNMETKSHEGNPKGIVPHSTTAEKARPLTGNITDTNIQPFASLESERKHAAFDCTMSIPYSWTDIPKSQLKKEQKPVVHLEDNFNLLPFHGKKHNIQVDQSQSIASISSTPSITEQDVAACIETKPRFSGYKKDYTSSVSSIRSSVDTFPFRPGNLMMNDQPSQPISTTNFSLKTQSSNNLSCISDLESYQRNLLFGGEAASAAPLDEDLYFYWHNMNFGQPNIGMSEYYDPGLLTEVPNHLYDSADYLVIDQGLFIA from the exons ATGGATAATGGTTGCTTTTCTTCGCCTCGGCGTGATTTTCCTAATGGTTTAAGAGttcttgttgttgatgatgatccAACATGGCTTAAGATCCTTGAAAAGATGCTTAAAAAGTGTAATTATGAAG TGACGACGTGTTGCTTAGCAAGACATGCTCTAAGCTTGCTTCGTGAAAGGAAAGACGGATACGATATAGTGATCAGCGATGTAAACATGCCCGACATGGACGGTTTCAAACTTCTTGAGCACGTTGGACTTGAAATGGATCTTCCTGTCATTA TGATGTCTGTGGATGGAGAAACAAGCAGGGTGATGAAAGGCGTTCAACACGGAGCATGTGATTATCTCCTTAAGCCTATAAGGATGAAAGAGCTGCGAAATATATGGCAACATGTATTCAGAAAAAGGATACACGAGGTTAGAGACTTTGAAAATTTCGAGAGTTTTGAGAGCATGCACTTGATGACAAATGGATCAGAACTGTCCGAGGAGGGGAACCTGTTTGCTTTAGAAGATATGACCACAacgaagaaaagaaaagatttaGATAACAAACACGACGACAAAGAATTTCTCGATTCATCTTCCTCAAAGAAAGCCAGAGTAGTTTGGTCTGTAGATCTTCATCAGAAGTTTGTTAAAGCAGTGAATCAGATTGGTTTTGATA TTGGTCCGAAGAAAATACTAGATTTGATGAATGTTCCATGGCTGAGTAGAGAGAATGTTGCTAGCCACTTGCAG AAATACCGGCTTTACTTGAGTAGGCTTCAGAAAGATAACGAACAAAAATCTTCCCCAAGTGGAATGAAGCATTCTGATTTACCTTCAAAAGATGTAGGAAATTTCAATTTTCCGAACTCAGCAATCAAGCAACAAAACGATGCTTCAATTGACAGATGCAACTATTCAGAAGGAACCTTACATCATCAGAACATGGAAACTAAAAGTCATGAAGGTAATCCCAAAGGAATTGTTCCACATTCCACCACTGCAGAAAAGGCAAGACCTTTGACTGGTAACATCACTGATACAAATATTCAACCTTTTGCTTCGCTCGAATCAGAAAGAAAACATGCAGCGTTTGATTGCACCATGTCAATACCGTATTCTTGGACTGATATTCCAAAATCACAGCTCAAGAAAGAACAAAAGCCAGTTGTTCATCTAGAGGACAACTTCAACTTGTTGCCTTTCCATGGTAAGAAGCATAACATTCAAGTTGATCAATCACAGTCAATTGCTTCAATTAGTTCAACTCCCTCTATAACCGAGCAAGATGTTGCTGCTTGTATAGAAACCAAACCTAGGTTTTCTGGTTACAAGAAAGACTATACTAGTTCAGTGAGTTCAATAAGAAGTTCAGTTGACACCTTTCCTTTCCGACCCGGAAACCTTATGATGAATGATCAACCTTCACAACCCATTTCAACTACTAATTTCAGCTTAAAAACACAGTCATCTAATAATCTCAGTTGCATTTCTGATCTAGAGTCTTACCAAAGAAACCTACTTTTCGGAGGCGAGGCTGCTTCTGCAGCACCTTTGGACGAGGACTTATATTTCTATTGGCATAATATGAACTTTGGTCAGCCGAATATAGGAATGTCTGAGTATTATGATCCAGGGCTTCTCACAGAAGTTCCAAATCACTTATATGATTCAGCAGATTATTTAGTAATTGATCAAGGTCTATTCATAGCATGA
- the LOC123908540 gene encoding two-component response regulator ARR11 isoform X1: protein MDNGCFSSPRRDFPNGLRVLVVDDDPTWLKILEKMLKKCNYEVTTCCLARHALSLLRERKDGYDIVISDVNMPDMDGFKLLEHVGLEMDLPVIMMSVDGETSRVMKGVQHGACDYLLKPIRMKELRNIWQHVFRKRIHEVRDFENFESFESMHLMTNGSELSEEGNLFALEDMTTTKKRKDLDNKHDDKEFLDSSSSKKARVVWSVDLHQKFVKAVNQIGFDKVGPKKILDLMNVPWLSRENVASHLQKYRLYLSRLQKDNEQKSSPSGMKHSDLPSKDVGNFNFPNSAIKQQNDASIDRCNYSEGTLHHQNMETKSHEGNPKGIVPHSTTAEKARPLTGNITDTNIQPFASLESERKHAAFDCTMSIPYSWTDIPKSQLKKEQKPVVHLEDNFNLLPFHGKKHNIQVDQSQSIASISSTPSITEQDVAACIETKPRFSGYKKDYTSSVSSIRSSVDTFPFRPGNLMMNDQPSQPISTTNFSLKTQSSNNLSCISDLESYQRNLLFGGEAASAAPLDEDLYFYWHNMNFGQPNIGMSEYYDPGLLTEVPNHLYDSADYLVIDQGLFIA, encoded by the exons ATGGATAATGGTTGCTTTTCTTCGCCTCGGCGTGATTTTCCTAATGGTTTAAGAGttcttgttgttgatgatgatccAACATGGCTTAAGATCCTTGAAAAGATGCTTAAAAAGTGTAATTATGAAG TGACGACGTGTTGCTTAGCAAGACATGCTCTAAGCTTGCTTCGTGAAAGGAAAGACGGATACGATATAGTGATCAGCGATGTAAACATGCCCGACATGGACGGTTTCAAACTTCTTGAGCACGTTGGACTTGAAATGGATCTTCCTGTCATTA TGATGTCTGTGGATGGAGAAACAAGCAGGGTGATGAAAGGCGTTCAACACGGAGCATGTGATTATCTCCTTAAGCCTATAAGGATGAAAGAGCTGCGAAATATATGGCAACATGTATTCAGAAAAAGGATACACGAGGTTAGAGACTTTGAAAATTTCGAGAGTTTTGAGAGCATGCACTTGATGACAAATGGATCAGAACTGTCCGAGGAGGGGAACCTGTTTGCTTTAGAAGATATGACCACAacgaagaaaagaaaagatttaGATAACAAACACGACGACAAAGAATTTCTCGATTCATCTTCCTCAAAGAAAGCCAGAGTAGTTTGGTCTGTAGATCTTCATCAGAAGTTTGTTAAAGCAGTGAATCAGATTGGTTTTGATA AAGTTGGTCCGAAGAAAATACTAGATTTGATGAATGTTCCATGGCTGAGTAGAGAGAATGTTGCTAGCCACTTGCAG AAATACCGGCTTTACTTGAGTAGGCTTCAGAAAGATAACGAACAAAAATCTTCCCCAAGTGGAATGAAGCATTCTGATTTACCTTCAAAAGATGTAGGAAATTTCAATTTTCCGAACTCAGCAATCAAGCAACAAAACGATGCTTCAATTGACAGATGCAACTATTCAGAAGGAACCTTACATCATCAGAACATGGAAACTAAAAGTCATGAAGGTAATCCCAAAGGAATTGTTCCACATTCCACCACTGCAGAAAAGGCAAGACCTTTGACTGGTAACATCACTGATACAAATATTCAACCTTTTGCTTCGCTCGAATCAGAAAGAAAACATGCAGCGTTTGATTGCACCATGTCAATACCGTATTCTTGGACTGATATTCCAAAATCACAGCTCAAGAAAGAACAAAAGCCAGTTGTTCATCTAGAGGACAACTTCAACTTGTTGCCTTTCCATGGTAAGAAGCATAACATTCAAGTTGATCAATCACAGTCAATTGCTTCAATTAGTTCAACTCCCTCTATAACCGAGCAAGATGTTGCTGCTTGTATAGAAACCAAACCTAGGTTTTCTGGTTACAAGAAAGACTATACTAGTTCAGTGAGTTCAATAAGAAGTTCAGTTGACACCTTTCCTTTCCGACCCGGAAACCTTATGATGAATGATCAACCTTCACAACCCATTTCAACTACTAATTTCAGCTTAAAAACACAGTCATCTAATAATCTCAGTTGCATTTCTGATCTAGAGTCTTACCAAAGAAACCTACTTTTCGGAGGCGAGGCTGCTTCTGCAGCACCTTTGGACGAGGACTTATATTTCTATTGGCATAATATGAACTTTGGTCAGCCGAATATAGGAATGTCTGAGTATTATGATCCAGGGCTTCTCACAGAAGTTCCAAATCACTTATATGATTCAGCAGATTATTTAGTAATTGATCAAGGTCTATTCATAGCATGA